A single Chryseobacterium sp. DNA region contains:
- a CDS encoding F0F1 ATP synthase subunit epsilon — protein sequence MNIKILTPEYVVFEGEVNSVLLPGKNGEFHIMNNHAGIVSSLVGGKVKLFANSIDDAFAKYFTKETEADSVFSYSIKSGVVEFNHNKGIILCE from the coding sequence ATGAATATAAAAATTTTAACACCAGAATACGTAGTTTTTGAAGGAGAGGTAAATTCTGTATTATTGCCTGGAAAAAATGGTGAATTTCACATTATGAATAACCACGCAGGAATCGTTTCTTCTTTAGTAGGTGGTAAAGTAAAGCTTTTTGCTAATTCAATTGATGACGCTTTTGCTAAATACTTTACTAAAGAAACTGAGGCAGACTCTGTTTTTTCTTACTCTATCAAAAGCGGTGTTGTAGAATTTAATCATAATAAAGGAATTATCCTTTGTGAATAA